The genomic window CGCGCTGCGCAAGAGCTATGAGCGGGCCGAGCTCGGCGAGATCCATAGCGCCGACGATCCGCTGAAGCAGTTCGAGCGCTGGCTCGGCGAAGCCATCGACGCCCAGGTGCCCGAGCCCAATGCGATGACCTTGTGCACCGTGGGCAGCGACCTGCGGCCTTCGAGCCGCATCGTGCTCATCAAGGGCTACGACGCACGCGGAGTCGTCTGGTACACCAACTACGAAAGCCGCAAGGGCCGCGAGCTGTCGGGCAATCCGTATGCGGCGCTGCAGTTCCATTGGGTCGAGCTCGAACGCGTGGTGCGGATCGAAGGCCGCGTCGAAAAAACCAGCGCCGAGGAAAGCGACGCCTACTTTGCCAGCCGCCCGCTGGACTCGCGCATCGGCGCCTGGGCCAGCCCGCAAAGCGAAGTGATCAGCGGACGCGACGTGCTGGTGAAGAACGCCGCCGTGGCGGCCGCCAAGCACCTGCTCTCGCCGCCGCGCCCGCCGCACTGGGGCGGCTACCGGCTTGTGCCCGACCGTTGGGAATTCTGGCAGGGCCGCAAGAGCCGCCTGCACGACCGGCTGCGCTACCGGCTCGAAGGCGGCAACTGGGTGCGCGAACGGCTCGCACCCTGAGCCTGGTCAAGCCTCGCAGGCTGCGACCTTGAATTCGACGCGGCGGTCCAGCGCATCGCTTGCGTCGTCCGCCCCGGTGCCCACGATGTTCTCCCGGAACCCCATGCCCGATTCGCGCAGCTTCTTCGACAGAGGCGGCGCCTCGCCCACGAGCCGGGTCTTCACGCTCACCGCGCGCTGCAGCGACAGGCGCTCGTTGACCGCCTCAGGGCCGGTGCGGCTCGTGTGGCCCGTCACCACCACGCATGAATCGATCTGCGCCGCCTGGCGCGCGATCTGCCGCAGCCACATCGGATAGGCGGCGCTGATCTTCGGGTCGGCCAGGAAGTCGGTCGAGCCCGGCTTGAACAGGAACTTCACGCTCAGGTTATTGGTTTCCAGCCCGAGCCGCGCCAGGGTGCCGAAGGTTTTTTCCGCATCCGCCGCGCGGCCGAGATGCGCCTGCGTGAGGTACAGGCCGCTGTAGATGCGCAGCTGCTGTCCGTCGGGCCGGCGCGATGCGGCTTCGTAGCGGCTCAGGGCTTCGCTCATGCGGCCAGCCTCGTAGGCCGCGGTGGCTTCCTGCAGCACCGTCGAAGTGGGCAGGCGCTCCAGGTACAACGCATCGGCGGCCTGGCCGGGCTGCGTTTCGGCGGTGCGAATGTAGCCTTCCACGCCGCGGTCCTTGCCGTTCACCGGGCTGTCGCGAAAGAAGGCCGTCGGACGCGTGTCCAGCGTCGGGTCGCTGATGCGCGCCACCGATTGCGCGATGACCACGCCGCTCTTGATTTCCGTCAGCGCCAGGTTCAGCCGGTAGCGCCCGTCGGCCGCATCCTTGTCGCGCACCAGCGTGCCGTTCAGCACGTATTGGGCGCGCTCGATCTCGGCGCTGTTGAAGGGCGTGACGGTGAACTGCTTGAACTGCGATTGCATGCGCTGGACCACGCGCTGCTCGGCCACGCGCGTCACTTCGGTCTGCTGGCCGCTCGAACCCTCGAGCAGCGGATCGATCACGATGCGGCTCTGCTTGATGGTCGACTCCACCTTGGCCAGGAAGGCCGGCAGTTTCTGCGTCTGCACGATCAGGTCGTCCACCGCCTGATTGACGGCCTGGTCAAAAGGCATGGCGTTGCCCGGCGCGGGCCGGTGCGCGCACGCAACGGAAAGCGCCGCGGCGCACAACGCGAGCACGCGCAGCACGGTCCCGATCGGGTGGATGGTGGTCTTCATCATCAGCATTGGCTCCTCAAGATCTTCATGTCTTCGTCCGACAGCGGCTCACCCACCGCTGCCCGC from Variovorax paradoxus includes these protein-coding regions:
- the pdxH gene encoding pyridoxamine 5'-phosphate oxidase, encoding MRNNVGMTSSPTNEKLAALRKSYERAELGEIHSADDPLKQFERWLGEAIDAQVPEPNAMTLCTVGSDLRPSSRIVLIKGYDARGVVWYTNYESRKGRELSGNPYAALQFHWVELERVVRIEGRVEKTSAEESDAYFASRPLDSRIGAWASPQSEVISGRDVLVKNAAVAAAKHLLSPPRPPHWGGYRLVPDRWEFWQGRKSRLHDRLRYRLEGGNWVRERLAP
- a CDS encoding OmpA family protein, with product MLMMKTTIHPIGTVLRVLALCAAALSVACAHRPAPGNAMPFDQAVNQAVDDLIVQTQKLPAFLAKVESTIKQSRIVIDPLLEGSSGQQTEVTRVAEQRVVQRMQSQFKQFTVTPFNSAEIERAQYVLNGTLVRDKDAADGRYRLNLALTEIKSGVVIAQSVARISDPTLDTRPTAFFRDSPVNGKDRGVEGYIRTAETQPGQAADALYLERLPTSTVLQEATAAYEAGRMSEALSRYEAASRRPDGQQLRIYSGLYLTQAHLGRAADAEKTFGTLARLGLETNNLSVKFLFKPGSTDFLADPKISAAYPMWLRQIARQAAQIDSCVVVTGHTSRTGPEAVNERLSLQRAVSVKTRLVGEAPPLSKKLRESGMGFRENIVGTGADDASDALDRRVEFKVAACEA